The proteins below are encoded in one region of Rhododendron vialii isolate Sample 1 chromosome 7a, ASM3025357v1:
- the LOC131334404 gene encoding mediator of RNA polymerase II transcription subunit 10b-like, with the protein MHDGDTFVVGLGLNVGLKSFFNHYQTNQKACPSPSSTQTVFPTEKSRPSLGGRASRRVMDASQNSAAAAAAVAGGGNGTIISQNRDASATRASQTSSDPKQNLSQVINSIQKTLGLIHQLSLTVSSFNAASQLPLLQRLNSLVSELDNMTKLAEECDIQVPMHVLNLIDDGKNPDEYTRDILNAFIARNQVTKGKTDAFKGFRRHLLEELEQAFPDEVESFREIRASSAAESKRLAQAQSILLNGNVKVKPEL; encoded by the exons ATGCACGATGGGGATACTTTTGTGGTTGGGCTTGGACTGAACGTTGGGCTTAAAAGCTTCTTCAACCATTATCAGACCAACCAAAAAGCGTGTCCAAGCCCATCGTCAACGCAAACAGTATTTCCAACGGAAAAATCGCGTCCTTCTCTCGGCGGTAGAGCCAGTCGCCGGGTTATGGACGCGTCGCAGAactcggcggcggcggcggcagccGTCGCTGGTGGCGGAAACGGTACGATTATATCTCAAAACCGCGACGCCTCAGCCACGAGGGCCTCACAAACGAGCAGCGATCCGAAGCAAAACCTGAGCCAGGTCATAAACTCGATCCAAAAGACGCTCGGACTCATCCACCAGCTCTCCCTCACCGTCTCTTCCTTCAACGCCGCTTCCCAGCTCCCCCTGCTCCAACGCCT GAATTCGCTGGTTTCGGAGCTTGACAACATGACGAAGCTGGCAGAGGAGTGCGATATCCAGGTCCCCATGCATGTCCTCAA TTTAATTGACGACGGCAAGAATCCGGATGAATACACGAGGGATATTTTGAACGCCTTCATTGCAAGAAACCAGGTCACCAAAGGCAAAACCGATGCTTTCAAG GGTTTCCGAAGGCATCTTCTTGAGGAACTTGAACAGGCATTTCCAGATGAAGTGGAATCTTTCAGGGAGATACGAGCATCTTCTGCAGCT GAATCCAAACGGCTTGCACAAGCACAAAGCATATTACTGAATGGTAATGTTAAAGTCAAGCCTGAGCTTTGA
- the LOC131334405 gene encoding homeobox-leucine zipper protein ATHB-12-like, which produces MLAMRDTSPAAAVAAAAKAEVSLSSGESELNVMANIWKANKWKTKSKNTNRKRFTDEQIRLLESMFETESRPEMEIKYKLANELGLHPRQVAIWFQNRRARSKSKLIEQEYNLLKRSYDNLASKFDSLKNENQSLLIQLQKLRNLMGKPQDPGKCSDEECDNMDTHSDAEEETNRLLDCNQPKNRGPLRDDSSENLEYVTEEANILKMAEIVPDGSFISTGNWCSFELNFESGGVLDHPSCSSEWWEI; this is translated from the exons ATGCTGGCAATGAGAGACACCTCTCCGGCAGCAGCAGTGGCAGCCGCCGCGAAAGCAGAGGTTTCTTTGTCATCTGGGGAATCAGAGCTAAATGTGATGGCAAACATATGGAAGGCAAACAAATGGAAGACCAAGAGCAAGAACACAAATAGGAAAAGATTCACCGATGAGCAAATCAGGTTACTGGAATCTATGTTCGAGACGGAGTCGAGGCCTGAGATGGAGATAAAATACAAGTTGGCTAATGAACTAGGGCTCCACCCACGCCAGGTTGCTATATGGTTCCAGAACAGAAGAGCCAGATCCAAGTCTAAGCTGATTGAGCAAGAATACAACCTTCTAAAAAGAAGTTACGACAATCTCGCTTCTAAGTTCGACTCCTTGAAGAATGAGAATCAGAGTTTACTCATCCAG CTGCAGAAACTAAGAAATCTGATGGGAAAGCCGCAAGATCCTGGAAAATGCAGTGACGAAGAATGTGACAACATGGACACCCACAGTGACGCAGAAGAGGAAACTAACCGTCTTTTGGATTGTAACCAACCTAAAAACAGAGGGCCTTTACGTGATGATAGTAGTGAAAACCTAGAGTACGTTACTGAAGAAGCCAATATTCTGAAGATGGCTGAAATAGTACCCGATGGATCCTTCATATCAACTGGAAACTGGTGCAGTTTTGAGTTGAACTTTGAGTCCGGTGGTGTTTTGGACCACCCGAGTTGTAGTTCAGAGTGGTGGGAAATTTAG
- the LOC131333090 gene encoding uncharacterized protein LOC131333090 — MASSRSKVEDDQRAGAEIVHGSEQCYQHSLDLLQELGFPKGVLPLKDLEECGRVRETGFVWMKQKAPYEHFFEGTNTRVSYAAEVTSYIEKGKMKRMTGVKSKQLLLWVPIVEMSIDDPTSKMIYFKTPVGIGKSFPVKSFMTEEEKHKFLENAD; from the coding sequence ATGGCTAGCTCCAGGTCCAAGGTCGAAGATGATCAAAGAGCAGGAGCCGAGATCGTGCACGGTTCGGAACAATGCTACCAACACTCCCTGGATCTCCTACAAGAGCTGGGATTCCCCAAAGGAGTCCTTCCCCTGAAAGACCTTGAAGAGTGTGGAAGGGTCCGGGAAACCGGGTTCGTGTGGATGAAGCAGAAGGCCccgtacgagcacttcttcGAGGGGACCAACACCCGCGTGAGCTACGCCGCGGAGGTGACTTCGTACATCGAGAAGGGCAAGATGAAGAGGATGACGGGCGTGAAGAGCAAGCAGCTGTTGCTGTGGGTGCCCATCGTCGAGATGAGCATCGATGATCCCACGAGCAAGATGATCTACTTCAAGACCCCGGTGGGGATCGGGAAGTCGTTCCCTGTGAAGTCGTTCATGACCGAGGAGGAAAAACATAAGTTTTTGGAGAATGCAGATTAA